From the genome of Glycine max cultivar Williams 82 chromosome 2, Glycine_max_v4.0, whole genome shotgun sequence, one region includes:
- the LOC100794228 gene encoding disease resistance protein TAO1, with the protein MSNIRFLKFYFGGEWSSRCKIYLPMNGLETLSDKLRYLHWHGYCLESLPSTFSAKFLVELAMPYSNLQKLWDGVQNLVNLKDINLGFCENLVEVPDFSMASNLKVLALPQCKSCVKFIHPYCLSLSFRFWI; encoded by the exons ATGTCTaacataagatttcttaaatTCTACTTTGGAGGGGAGTGGAGTAGCAGATGTAAAATATACCTTCCTATGAATGGTCTTGAGACATTGTCTGACAAATTAAGGTACCTTCATTGGCATGGATATTGTTTGGAGTCTTTGCCATCAACCTTTTCTGCTAAATTTCTTGTTGAGCTTGCCATGCCCTACAGCAACCTTCAAAAGCTTTGGGATGGAGTTCAG AATCTTGTGAATTTAAAGGACATTAACCTCGGATTCTGCGAAAACCTGGTTGAGGTTCCAGACTTTTCTATGGCGTCAAATCTCAAAGTGTTAGCTCTTCCTCAGTGTAAAAGCTGCGTCAAGTTCATCCATCCATATTGTCTCTCCCTGAGCTTCAGGTTCTGGATTTAG
- the LOC100778267 gene encoding uncharacterized protein, whose amino-acid sequence MSKEKDSDDNQVDTFSDSVMLERFHTLVEIDNLNLEPDWDPITELESILSDSYNMSSMSTHSATISQIEVHGTNVAAILEKLEVLLETSLEILSSDDEVKQQFHHVLEQLNQFKDQIPVRLHAVIYKLKSFIEDVDIRYATAQRTIQDYDQLLQSRSLLSKNLESAKAQQDKINLKVSEGKIQFEKINSEIDELEHKLCTLVMTRDKLKRALDNCAAENNKLKTQVAKWVPECKSIITALKEYETSYKVALTNKRKTEDEWADLKKTFVANKI is encoded by the coding sequence AtgtcaaaagaaaaagactCAGATGACAATCAAGTGGATACATTTTCTGATTCAGTCATGTTGGAGAGATTTCATACTCTTGTGGAGATTGACAATCTGAATCTTGAACCAGATTGGGACCCAATTACGGAGCTTGAGAGCATCTTATCTGATAGTTATAATATGTCTTCCATGTCCACTCACTCAGCAACTATTTCACAAATTGAAGTCCATGGTACAAATGTGGCAgctatccttgaaaaattggaGGTCCTTTTGGAAACCTCCCTTGAAATTCTCTCTTCTGATGATGAAGTCAAGCAACAATTCCATCATGTTTTGGAGCAACTTAACCAATTTAAAGATCAAATCCCTGTCAGGCTTCATGCTGTGATTTACAAGTTAAAAAGTTTCATTGAAGATGTTGATATCAGATATGCAACTGCCCAAAGAACTATCCAAGACTATGATCAACTGCTACAGTCAAGGTCTCTTCTATCAAAGAATTTGGAAAGTGCCAAAGCTCAACAggacaaaattaatttgaaagtcTCGGAAGGTAAAATACAATTTGAAAAGATTAATTCTGAGATTGATGAACTAGAACACAAGTTATGTACTTTGGTTATGACTAGAGACAAGCTAAAGAGAGCCTTGGACAATTGTGCTGCTGAAAACAACAAGTTAAAGACTCAGGTTGCCAAATGGGTGCCAGAATGCAAGAGTATCATCACAGCTTTGAAGGAGTATGAGACTTCTTACAAAGTGGCCCTAACCAATAAGAGGAAAACCGAAGATGAATGGGCTGATCTGAAGAAGACCTTTGTAGCTAATAAGATTTGA
- the LOC121172685 gene encoding TMV resistance protein N-like, whose translation MANLQMVNYAAAASSSSCVASLKSYDVFLSFRGEDTRGNFTSHLYDALIQAKLETYIDYRLQKGEEISQALIEAIEESQVSVVIFSEKYGTSKWCLDEITKIMECKEGQGQVVIPVFYKIDPSHIRKQQGSFNKAFEEHKRDPNITNDRVQKWRSALTKAANLAGWDSITYRTEAKFIKDIVKDVLYKLNLIYPIETKGLIGIERNYAEIESLLEIGSREIRVIGIWGMGGIGKTTLAISLHAKLFSQFEGHCFLGNVRVQAEKHGLNALRRTLFSELFPGENLHVHVPKVESHFITRRLKRKKVFLILDDVASSEQLEDLIGDFNCFGPGSRVIVTTRDKHIFSHVDEIYEVKELNHHDSLQLFCLNAFREKHSKNGFEELSESVLAYCKGNPLALKILGACLRSRSEQAWNSELRKLQKIPNVKIHNVLKLSFDDLDHTEQDIFLDIACFLKG comes from the exons ATGGCTAACCTGCAAATGGTCAACTATGCAgctgctgcttcttcttcttcttgtgtgGCTTCTCTCAAAAGTTATGATGTTTTTCTTAGCTTTCGAGGCGAGGACACTCGCGGCAACTTCACAAGCCATCTCTACGATGCTCTCATCCAAGCCAAACTTGAAACCTACATAGACTACAGGCTTCAAAAGGGTGAGGAAATCTCGCAAGCACTCATCGAAGCCATTGAAGAGTCGCAGGTATCCGTTGTGATCTTCTCAGAAAAGTATGGTACCTCCAAATGGTGCTTGGATGAAATCACCAAGATTATGGAATGCAAGGAGGGTCAAGGACAAGTTGTTATACCCGTCTTCTATAAAATAGATCCATCTCATATAAGGAAGCAACAAGGTTCTTTCAATAAAGCATTTGAAGAACATAAGCGAGATCCGAATATCACAAATGATAGGGTGCAAAAATGGAGAAGTGCTCTCACAAAAGCAGCCAATTTGGCTGGGTGGGACTCGATAACTTATAG GACCGAGGCCAAATTCATTAAGGACATTGTCAAAGATGTTTTATACAAACTGAATCTCATATACCCGATTGAAACGAAAGGACTGATTGGAATTGAAAGAAACTATGCGGAGATTGAATCACTGTTGGAAATTGGCTCAAGGGAAATTCGAGTGATTGGAATATGGGGCATGGGTGGCATAGGTAAGACTACCCTGGCAATTTCTTTACATGCCAAACTATTCTCTCAATTTGAAGGCCACTGCTTTCTGGGAAATGTAAGGGTACAAGCAGAGAAGCATGGTCTCAATGCCTTACGCAGAACACTTTTCTCTGAGTTGTTCCCAGGAGAAAATCTTCATGTACATGTGCCCAAAGTTGAATCCCATTTTATAACGAGAAGACTTAAACGCAAAaaagtttttcttattttggatGACGTGGCTTCCTCGGAACAGTTAGAAGATCTAATCGGTGATTTCAATTGTTTCGGACCAGGAAGTAGGGTGATAGTAACAACTAGAGATAAACACATATTTAGCCATGTTGATGAGATATATGAGGTAAAGGAATTGAACCACCATGACTCTCTTCAACTTTTCTGTTTGAATGCTTTCAGAGAAAAGCATTCCAAGAATGGATTTGAAGAGCTATCAGAAAGTGTACTTGCCTATTGCAAAGGCAATCCTTTGGCGTTAAAAATTTTGGGTGCATGTCTTCGTTCAAGAAGTGAACAAGCATGGAACAGTGAATTGAGAAAGCTTCAAAAGATTCCAAATGTGAAAATTcacaatgttttaaaattgagtTTTGATGATTTAGATCATACTGAGCAGGACATATTTCTAGACATTGCATGCTTTCTCAAAGGATAA
- the LOC100794750 gene encoding RING-H2 finger protein ATL47 has translation MYRGHSRILQSNGAITNPPIVSPSSSSSSSSPSVPYVSNYQKQTAPSPSSSSGNRISPAILFIIVILAVLFFILGLLHLLVRFLIKQRSSSNNSSIPQSNRYPDMSDSDAYQRQLQQLFHLHDSGLDQAFIDALPVFFYKEIIGLKEPFDCAVCLCEFLEQDKLRLLPMCNHAFHIECIDTWLLSNSTCPLCRGTLYSPFENSVFDFESQLEEDGMSGSGGIGSVNKTTESHIVNGKRVFSVRLGKFRSTNNNQDGMVVERGEGESSTSSVNLDVRRCYSMGSFQYVVADSDLRVALGTSSGSMRQLKGRTATNGSSFIDGDAVEGKKINIARKGESFSVSKIWQWSRKDKLTGSSDAHFLNSSTVTSTLPWMNKARGVSKVVFRSRKMKVKSNWGCFLDAVVFSRGLALFAFWVKKK, from the exons ATGTATAGGGGTCACTCTAGAATCCTTCAAAGCAATGGTGCTATCACCAACCCCCCTAttgtttctccttcttcttcttcttcttcttcttcaccctCAGTGCCTTATGTGTCTAACTACCAGAAACAAACAGCTCCATCCCCAAGTTCTTCATCTGGGAACAGAATAAGCCCTGCAATTCTTTTCATCATAGTAATTTTAGCTGTGCTGTTTTTCATCTTGGGTCTCCTTCACTTGCTTGTTAGATTTCTCATAAAGCAAAGGTCTTCTTCCAATAATTCATCAATTCCCCAATCAAATAGATACCCTGACATGTCTGATTCAGATGCTTACCAAAGACAGTTACAGCAACTCTTCCATCTTCATGACTCAGGCCTGGATCAGGCTTTCATAGATGCTCTCCCTGTCTTCTTTTACAAAGAGATAATTGGCTTGAAAGAGCCTTTTGATTGTGCTGTTTGCCTCTGTGAGTTCTTGGAACAAGACAAGCTCAGATTGCTTCCCATGTGTAACCATGCTTTTCACATTGAATGCATAGACACATGGTTGCTTTCCAATTCAACTTGCCCTCTTTGTAGAGGGACTCTCTATTCACCCTTTGAAAACTCAGTTTTTGACTTTGAAAGTCAACTTGAGGAAGATGGGATGTCAGGAAGTGGTGGAATTGGTTCTGTTAACAAAACTACAGAAAGTCACATAGTGAATGGGAAAAGGGTGTTTTCTGTTAGGCTTGGAAAATTTAGAAGCACTAATAATAATCAAGATGGGATGGTGGTGGAGAGAGGTGAAGGAGAGAGTAGTACTAGTAGTGTTAATTTGGATGTGAGGAGATGCtattcaatggggtcttttcaGTATGTGGTGGCTGATTCAGATCTGAGAGTGGCTTTAGGCACTAGCAGTGGCAGCATGAGACAACTGAAGGGAAGAACAGCCACAAATGGAAGTTCTTTCATTGATGGAGATGCTGTTGAGGGCAAGAAAATCAACATTGCAAGGAAAGGTGAAAGCTTTTCTGTTTCCAAGATCTGGCAATGGTCTAGGAAAGATAAGTTGACAGGTTCATCAGATGCTCATTTCCTTAATAGTTCTACTGTCACTTCAACTTTGCCATGGATGAATAAAGCCAGAGGAG TGTCAAAAGTGGTTTTTAGGAGCAGGAAGATGAAAGTGAAGTCAAATTGGGGTTGCTTTTTGGATGCTGTGGTTTTCTCTAGAGGGCTTGCTTTATTCGCTTTTTGGGTTAAAAAGAAGTGA